Within the Nitrososphaerota archaeon genome, the region AAGCTAAGAAAATAGGTGGAAAAAATTCTAAATTAATAGTTGTAATAGCTAGAGATTCTACTGTATTAAAATTTAAAGGGGTAAAACCAATATTTAATGAGAAAATCAGGAAAAGGATTGTATCATCTTTAAAGCCAGTAGATGTTACAATTTTAGGTTTTAAAAAATTTTCAATTGAAAAAATTATTAAGAAAATTAAGCCAGATATAATTGTTTTTGGATATGATCAAATAAAAATAATGAAAGAATTTGAAAGAATTTGCAAAGAAAAAAATTGGAATATAAAAATAGTAAGATTAAAAAAATTTAGAAGCGGACAAATAAATAGTTCTTCTCAAATTGTAAAAAAGATTATCAAGTTACGAGGACATAAATTTTAATTTTATCTCCATCTTTAATATTCAATTCTTTTCTAATATATTTTTCTGAAATAATTTCTATAACAGATGAATTATAATGTGTTTTTTCAGGAATTATTATAGCTCCTTCTATTTTTCCATTAATAATAGCTGGAAAACATTTTCCAGAACCAAAAATTTTTCCACTTTCTTCAAAACCTTCTATTTTTATTCCTTTTGAATTTTCAATAAAGATTCTTTTTTTAATAGATTTTTCATTAAGCTTTATATTAAGTGTTCCAGGATATGGTTTAAAACCTAGTTTTTCTTCTATTTGCTTAAAATATTTTGGTAAACTAATATAATATGCCCCTTCTCCATTTCCTGAAAAAACAATTCCTTCTAAAGAGATTTTTTTATTAGACATGTTTTGTCATTTTATTATTTTAAGCTTAAATTTATTCTTTAAATTCTCACATTCATTGTGAGCTATTTGAAGAGGGAGAGGCAAATTTAATCCATTTAATAAACTTAATACTATAGATACGCTTGTTTCAAGGTCTATCATATTTCCAATACTAACATAAAGTTTTGTTTTTCCTCTTTTAATTACTTCAGCAATTATTGAAGAATTTTCATCTATTAAAAATGTTTTATTTCCAATAATTTTCTCTTCTCCATATAATTTCTTTCTAGCTACACCTATTGATGGAATGTTTAAAATAACACCTACATGAGTTGCTAAACCACATTTATAAGGATGTGCAATACCATGTCCATTCACTATAATTATATCTGGTTTATTATTTAATAAATGAAAACATTTAAAAATTAATGGGGCTTCTCTAAAAGATAAAAGTGTTGGAATGTATGGGAAATAAGTTTTTTCATACACTTTCTTTATTTCAATTATCTTATGTGTTTTGAAATTAATACATGCTATTGAAGAAATTGAAAAATTTTTTATATAAGTAGCATCAACACCAGCTATAATATCTATTTTTGAAAAGCAATTATTTTTTATACATTTTGAAGCAATTATTTTTTGAGCAAATCTAGCTTTTTCCAATGAAAAATTTTTTGGTATTATTTTTCTAATATTTTTATTGTTAGAATAACTTTCTACCATAGTTTTAGCCTCTTTTTCTGAAATTAAGCTGTCTTTTTTAAAAGATAGCTCATTCTTCTCTCATTAAGAGTATTAATAAAATAAATAGCTTTTGCTACTGTTTAACTCCTTTTCATTGCTAATTTATTAAAAATTAGTTTATAAAGCATGATAGCTAAGGCTTTTTCTAAGCATCAAAATGAGTAAAAGATGGAAGCTTAGAAAGAGAAGGTTTTGGAACTTGACCCAAAACTCTCTCAAGCAAGAGAAACACAATGAAGGTTGGCGAAAGCCAATTGGAGTAATTAAAGGACGCTAAGCGAACGTAGCCACGAAGACAAATCATTAGCATTGAAGGAGGAGCTAGCGTTTAGAGATGAGTTCTAATAATTCTTTAGTTATTCCAGAATGAGAGGGTTCCTTTAAAATTATTTTAATAAAAACTTTAAATATGGCTTTTATAGAAAATTACATAATAATGTCATTAAAAGAAGAATTTATTGAACTTCTAGAAAAAGATAAAAGTTTTAGATTTACAATAGCTGGTCTTATAGGCTATAAAGATATGCTGGAAAGACTTGAAGAACATAGTAAAAGATTTGAAGAGCATGATAGAAAATTTAATGAGATACTTAAAACTCTTAATGAACATACAAAAAGGTTAGAAGAACATGATAAAAAATTTAATGAAATAATAATAGAAATAAGAGAGCTTAGGAAAAATTTTGAAATTCTCAGCAATAAAGTTGAAGTAACAATTGGTAGTATGGGTATGAGATGGGGAATAGATTTAGAAAGAACAATATTAAAAATTTTTAAAGAAACTTTAGAAGCTAAAGGCATTGAGCCTGGAAAAGTTGAGAAATTTAGATTTAAAGATGAGAATGGTTCAATTACTGGAATTAAAGGAAAAATAATAGATGTAGATGTTTTAATTAAAGATGATAAGCTTTACATAATTGAAGTAAAATCAGCAGTTGAAATAGACCATGTTGAATACTTAATAGAAAAAGCAAGTATTGTAGAAAAAATTCTAAAAAGAAAAGTAAATAAAGTTTTCTTAATAGCTGTGAACATAGATAAAGAAGCTTATGATAGAGCTAAAGAAATGAATATTGATGTAATATATGGTAAAATTTTAGAATATTAAATCTATTTTTCTTAAATTATGATTAAATATCGCTTTTTATTTACATAACATTTTTCATTATGCTTTTAGAATATAAAGAAAATATAGAATAATCATTTAGGATACTATAATTTTAAAACCCCTGCTCTTCACGTACCTTAACAAGCTGCTTAGGTGTTCCTTGAGCTCTCTTCCTTTTATGAATATTATAGATAGCATGATTCCAGAAAAGAGAAGCTAAACTATTGCAGGAAGATATTTCTGGCAAAGAATATATTCAGGAGAAATACTTTGCGAAAAAATTTTTCAAAACCTTTATTAAAAGAGTTATAAGAACGATATCCCATTATGATATGCTTCAT harbors:
- a CDS encoding adenylyltransferase/cytidyltransferase family protein — translated: MEKKVLATGVFDLIHPGHILFLEKAKKIGGKNSKLIVVIARDSTVLKFKGVKPIFNEKIRKRIVSSLKPVDVTILGFKKFSIEKIIKKIKPDIIVFGYDQIKIMKEFERICKEKNWNIKIVRLKKFRSGQINSSSQIVKKIIKLRGHKF
- a CDS encoding DUF120 domain-containing protein, with translation MSNKKISLEGIVFSGNGEGAYYISLPKYFKQIEEKLGFKPYPGTLNIKLNEKSIKKRIFIENSKGIKIEGFEESGKIFGSGKCFPAIINGKIEGAIIIPEKTHYNSSVIEIISEKYIRKELNIKDGDKIKIYVLVT
- a CDS encoding endonuclease V gives rise to the protein MVESYSNNKNIRKIIPKNFSLEKARFAQKIIASKCIKNNCFSKIDIIAGVDATYIKNFSISSIACINFKTHKIIEIKKVYEKTYFPYIPTLLSFREAPLIFKCFHLLNNKPDIIIVNGHGIAHPYKCGLATHVGVILNIPSIGVARKKLYGEEKIIGNKTFLIDENSSIIAEVIKRGKTKLYVSIGNMIDLETSVSIVLSLLNGLNLPLPLQIAHNECENLKNKFKLKIIK
- a CDS encoding DUF3782 domain-containing protein — encoded protein: MSLKEEFIELLEKDKSFRFTIAGLIGYKDMLERLEEHSKRFEEHDRKFNEILKTLNEHTKRLEEHDKKFNEIIIEIRELRKNFEILSNKVEVTIGSMGMRWGIDLERTILKIFKETLEAKGIEPGKVEKFRFKDENGSITGIKGKIIDVDVLIKDDKLYIIEVKSAVEIDHVEYLIEKASIVEKILKRKVNKVFLIAVNIDKEAYDRAKEMNIDVIYGKILEY